AAGAGCTCGATGCACCTAATGCTCAACGGTGCATGTGGCTAGAATATTAAAAGCATATAAATGCGACAGCCAAAAATCAGAAAGTTTGCCTAATACGAAAAGCCCTAAAGTTATCTTTAGGGCTTTTTCTTTGTTTTCAGCAAAATTACACATTTCTGCCTTATTAACTCTAATATAGATTCAATTCTGACGCCCTCTTCACACTACTTTCTTTGTTTATCCCTTACACTACGGGTATCTTTCTTTATCTTTTTATATCATGTCTATCCAAATTGAAGTCTGTATCGACAATCTAGAATCTCTACATAACGCAATAACTGGTGGCGCTGACCGCATTGAACTTTGCTCTTCTTTAGCTCTTGGTGGTTTAACTCCAAGCTTTGGCTTTATGAAAAAAGCCGCTGAGATCTCACCTATTCCTGTCTATGCAATGATAAGACCTCGCCAAGGTGATTTCTTATATGATAACGATGACATAGCAGCCATGATCTCCGATATTCAAGCTGCTAAATTGGCAGGCTTACAAGGCGTGGTATTTGGCGTATTAAAAGCCAATGGCGATATTGATATGCCACTTTCTGCACGCTTAATGAAAATAGCTAACGACAATGATTTAGGCGTGACTTTTCATCGAGCCATAGACCAATGCTCTAACTATAAAAAAGCCATCGAAAATATTGCAGAGCTTGGTTGTGAACGCATTCTAACCTCAGGGTTAGCAGCAAATGCCTATGACGGG
The Aliivibrio fischeri ATCC 7744 = JCM 18803 = DSM 507 DNA segment above includes these coding regions:
- a CDS encoding copper homeostasis protein CutC, which gives rise to MSIQIEVCIDNLESLHNAITGGADRIELCSSLALGGLTPSFGFMKKAAEISPIPVYAMIRPRQGDFLYDNDDIAAMISDIQAAKLAGLQGVVFGVLKANGDIDMPLSARLMKIANDNDLGVTFHRAIDQCSNYKKAIENIAELGCERILTSGLAANAYDGINVLADMVKLANGRFDILAGAGVTAENAKEIIEKTGVKEVHLSGKSTRPSKMKLILDGVKMGAGDLDDFIVPVTDAKKIDAVKQRIK